A genomic window from Glycine max cultivar Williams 82 chromosome 17, Glycine_max_v4.0, whole genome shotgun sequence includes:
- the LOC100795805 gene encoding formin-like protein 8 codes for MHSMLAKNILSAETLEKLAKIAPTQEEAKIMQFSDNPDKLVDAESFLYHILRAVPTAFIHLKALLIRSSYGCEVIQLKEHLKTLESSSNSILRAVPTAFIHLKALLIRSSYGCEVIQLKEHLKTLEMGCNEMKTSSLLLKFLKAILKAGNPMNVGTSRGNAHAQFEARQQASNQKHNLNSSTGETSNTNEPHSDNRVQKEEVKEYLVLGGLRDELCEVKKAASIEHQNFSSMYSIPNAYVTKIRQIITCFGNSERGGFIKVMKGFPEECEVEPKVVREEQEMVMELLKKTNEYYLTGGSKDNISNPFQLFITVKEFLDMVDEVCKELRRQLEKTNAGGEAVSTPPLSPSKRAPLRLTNFNYIFGQARQE; via the exons ATGCACTCCATGTTGGCCAAGAACATACTCAGTGCTGAGACACTTGAAAAACTCGCTAAAATAGCTCCTACCCAAGAAGAAGCCAAAATCATGCAATTCAGTGATAATCCGGATAAACTTGTTGATGCTGAGTCATTCCTCTATCACATCCTGAGAGCAGTTCCAACAGCATTCATTCATTTAAAAGCATTGCTTATAAGATCGAGTTACGGTTGCGAAGTTATTCAGCTTAAAGAACACCTAAAAACTCTTGAGAGCAGTTCCAACAGCATCCTGAGAGCAGTTCCAACAGCATTCATTCATTTAAAAGCATTGCTTATAAGATCGAGTTACGGTTGCGAAGTTATTCAGCTTAAAGAACACCTCAAAACTCTTGAAATGGGTTGTAATGAGATGAAGACTAGTAGTCTGCTTTTGAAATTCCTTAAGGCCATTCTCAAAGCTGGAAACCCAATGAATGTTGGAACTTCAAGAGGCAATGCTCATG CTCAGTTTGAAGCAAGACAACAAGCTAGTAATCAAAAGCACAACCTTAACAGTAGCACTGGTGAAACAAGCAACACCAATGAACCACATTCAGATAACCGGGTACAAAAAGAGGAAGTTAAAGAGTATCTAGTGTTAGGAGGTCTAAGGGACGAGTTATGTGAAGTAAAGAAAGCAGCAAGCATTGAGCATCAGAATTTCTCTAGTATGTACTCTATTCCCAATGCTTATGTTACTAAAATTCGACAGATTATAACATGCTTTGGCAACAGTGAGAGGGGTGGATTTATTAAGGTAATGAAAGGGTTTCCAGAGGAATGTGAAGTGGAGCCTAAGGTGGTGAGAGAGGAACAAGAAATGGTCATGGAACTGCTGAAGAAAACCAATGAGTATTATCTAACAGGAGGTTCCAAAGATAACATATCGAACCCCTTTCAACTGTTTATTACAGTAAAAGAATTTCTTGACATGGTAGATGAGGTTTGCAAAGAACTTAGAAGGCAGCTAGAAAAAACTAATGCAGGAGGAGAAGCTGTATCAACACCACCACTTTCACCATCAAAGAGGGCACCACTCAGATTAACAAACTTCAATTACATTTTCGGCCAAGCACGTCAGGAGTAA
- the LOC100796843 gene encoding two-component response regulator ARR5 isoform X2, with protein sequence MAITGDIFRQSITEMLAESPSGAPELHVLAVDDSLVDRKVIERLLKISSCKVTVVESGTRALQYLGLEGENGSLGFDSVKVNLIMTDYSMPGMTGYELLKKIKESSVFREIPVVIMSSENVLTRIDRCLEEGAEDFLLKPVKLSDVRRLKDFIMKGKVKEGEKISHKRMRSIDCSPPLTATCSLLSLPCDPSPSLLSPLSTKKARL encoded by the exons ATGGCTATTACCGGCGATATTTTCCGGCAGAGCATAACGGAAATGCTTGCGGAGTCCCCTTCCGGTGCGCCAGAACTTCACGTTCTCGCCGTCGATGACAGCCTCGTTGATCGCAAGGTGATCGAACGGTTGCTGAAGATTTCTTCCTGCAAAG TGACGGTTGTGGAGAGTGGAACGCGCGCTCTTCAGTATCTTGGGTTGGAGGGAGAGAACGGTTCTCTTGGGTTTGAT AGTGTTAAGGTTAATCTCATAATGACGGATTATTCCATGCCGGGGATGACAGGATATGAATTACTCAAGAAAATCAAG GAGTCTTCTGTGTTTAGAGAGATTCCGGTGGTGATCATGTCATCGGAGAATGTTTTGACCCGAATTGATAG GTGCCTGGAGGAAGGAGCAGAGGATTTTCTGTTGAAGCCAGTCAAATTGTCAGATGTAAGACGCTTAAAAGATTTCATCATGAAAGGGAAAGTGAAGGAAGGTGagaaaatatctcacaaaagaATGAGGTCAATTGATTGCAGTCCACCTCTAACTGCAACATGCTCACTATTGTCTCTTCCATGCGATCCATCACCATCATTACTCTCACCATTATCCACGAAGAAGGCTAGATTGTGA
- the LOC100796843 gene encoding two-component response regulator ARR5 isoform X1, producing the protein MAITGDIFRQSITEMLAESPSGAPELHVLAVDDSLVDRKVIERLLKISSCKVTVVESGTRALQYLGLEGENGSLGFDSVKVNLIMTDYSMPGMTGYELLKKIKQESSVFREIPVVIMSSENVLTRIDRCLEEGAEDFLLKPVKLSDVRRLKDFIMKGKVKEGEKISHKRMRSIDCSPPLTATCSLLSLPCDPSPSLLSPLSTKKARL; encoded by the exons ATGGCTATTACCGGCGATATTTTCCGGCAGAGCATAACGGAAATGCTTGCGGAGTCCCCTTCCGGTGCGCCAGAACTTCACGTTCTCGCCGTCGATGACAGCCTCGTTGATCGCAAGGTGATCGAACGGTTGCTGAAGATTTCTTCCTGCAAAG TGACGGTTGTGGAGAGTGGAACGCGCGCTCTTCAGTATCTTGGGTTGGAGGGAGAGAACGGTTCTCTTGGGTTTGAT AGTGTTAAGGTTAATCTCATAATGACGGATTATTCCATGCCGGGGATGACAGGATATGAATTACTCAAGAAAATCAAG CAGGAGTCTTCTGTGTTTAGAGAGATTCCGGTGGTGATCATGTCATCGGAGAATGTTTTGACCCGAATTGATAG GTGCCTGGAGGAAGGAGCAGAGGATTTTCTGTTGAAGCCAGTCAAATTGTCAGATGTAAGACGCTTAAAAGATTTCATCATGAAAGGGAAAGTGAAGGAAGGTGagaaaatatctcacaaaagaATGAGGTCAATTGATTGCAGTCCACCTCTAACTGCAACATGCTCACTATTGTCTCTTCCATGCGATCCATCACCATCATTACTCTCACCATTATCCACGAAGAAGGCTAGATTGTGA
- the LOC100796324 gene encoding lisH domain-containing protein C1711.05: MVSDSIAAVPIPSAANTRNPGKKKRTNRSAKLKQYKIDARREQWLSQGAVKSKGYKDGLDDDGHAPPSPAEVKHSVEPLNTRRRGEEDDGLIHHDSDSESPTNCPAGVLCGTDSGTNFTGSSSGGSSSSSSSSSSSSGGCCSGNVTEVEEEEEGDDDDDDDDGCLDDWEAMADALAADDKRENPCPDSPPVVSPSEGSNLGSPNSKPESGRLFPWGSGNSRAWRADDAFRPQSLPNLSKQHSMPNPDRRGVPWGRAPTPSSCPICCEDLDLTDTSFMPCLCGFRLCLFCHKRILEEDGRCPGCRKPYECEPVETEASVLGDSLTLRLARSCSMIERS, translated from the exons ATGGTTTCCGATTCAATCGCCGCCGTGCCGATTCCCTCCGCCGCAAACACCAGGAACCCGGGGAAGAAGAAGAGG ACCAACAGGTCCGCGAAATTGAAGCAGTACAAAATCGATGCGCGCCGCGAGCAATGGTTATCTCAAG GTGCGGTGAAGAGCAAGGGGTACAAGGACGGTTTGGACGATGACGGCCATGCGCCGCCGTCTCCAGCGGAGGTGAAACACTCGGTGGAGCCTCTGAACACGAGGCGCAGAGGCGAAGAGGACGATGGATTGATCCATCACGACAGCGATTCGGAGTCTCCAACCAACTGCCCTGCGGGCGTGTTGTGCGGCACCGATTCGGGGACGAATTTCACCGGCAGCAGTAGCGGCGGTAGCAGCagtagcagcagcagcagcagttcCAGCAGCGGCGGGTGCTGTTCCGGGAACGTCACCGAggtggaggaagaagaggaaGGTGATGACgatgacgatgatgatgatggatgTTTGGATGATTGGGAGGCTATGGCTGATGCTCTAGCAGCCGATGACAAGCGCGAAAACCCTTGTCCAGATTCGCCCCCAGTGGtttcgccttcagagggatcCAATTTAGGGTCTCCGAATTCGAAACCCGAGAGTGGTAGATTGTTTCCTTGGGGCTCTGGTAATAGCAGAGCGTGGAGGGCAGATGATGCCTTTCGCCCTCAGAGTTTGCCCAATTTGTCTAAGCAGCACAGTATGCCAAATCCTGATCGGCGTGGGGTGCCTTGGGGACGCGCTCCCACCCCATCCTCGTGCCCAATTTGCTGTGAGGATCTCGATTTGACGGACACGAGTTTCATGCCTTGTCTctgtgggtttcgtctttgccTCTTTTGCCACAAGAGGATTCTCGAGGAGGATGGGCGCTGCCCCGGTTGTAGGAAGCCCTATGAGTGTGAGCCTGTTGAGACAGAGGCCAGTGTGCTTGGAGACAGCCTCACTCTTCGGTTGGCACGTTCTTGCAGCATGATCGAGAGGTCCTGA